In Tenebrio molitor chromosome 6, icTenMoli1.1, whole genome shotgun sequence, one genomic interval encodes:
- the LOC138134067 gene encoding ionotropic receptor 75a-like isoform X2 — protein MNSRTFLICLIFIEISTCKIVLPMINDFVEHYNKTQIVLGFVCRKNDALKLVKHFSKKLHQVKAVSVDTRELPYPIPPTYVTFVLDGQCSGAKHLLLRADAERLFATPFKWIVSYDYSYDVADLIENFTELNLLVDSDVTVAIMENRETFSLQKIYKRHVNGSMLVENIGNWTKRHGFVDNGYEKIIYKRRRDLKKTILNSCIVITNNDSLNHLTDKRDIHIDSIAKVNYVLVEHLSDTVNAVLNYSVRGTWGYKNNESKWSGMIGELTRNEADIGGTALFLTSDRIEIIDYIAMTTPTRSKFIFRQPKLSYVANVFTLPFDGLVWASTCALLLIMAMVLYVVVKWEWKKKKYVEIANESNDIEIPNSWVEVTFTTVAVLCQQGSSSIPFSIPGRITLIFLLVSLMFLYTSYSANIVALLQSSSNSIQTLQDILHSRLDVGVDNTVFNHFYFPNATEPVRRALYLQKVAPPGQKPKFYSIDEGIRRMREGLFAFHVETGPGYKFVSETFQEHEKCGLQEIQFLQVPDPWLAIQKNSSYKKMLKVGLRLLQENGIQGREVGLIYTKKPQCLSMGSSFISVGLVDCYPAAVVLAGGLGAAVMVLLLEIYVNHRLKYYSRKWRRNKRIRQ, from the exons ATGAACTCGAGAACATTCTTAAtatgtttaattttcataGAAATTTCAACGTGTAAGATTGTACTCCCTATGATTAACGACTTCGTTGAACACTACAACAAAACTCAAATCGTTTTGGGTTTCGTGTGTCGCAAAAATG ATGCGTTAAAGCTCGTAAAACATTTCTCTAAAAAACTCCATCAAGTTAAAGCAGTATCGGTGGATACTCGTGAGCTACCGTATCCGATACCGCCGACCTACGTAACATTTGTTTTGGATGGTCAGTGTTCCGGAGCGAAACACTTACTACTTAGG gCCGATGCAGAACGGCTTTTTGCCACTCCATTCAAGTGGATTGTTTCCTACGATTACTCCTACGATGTGGCTGATTTGATCGAAAACTTCACCGAGCTTAATCTTTTAGTTGATAGTGACGTAACTGTCGCAATAATGGAAAATCGAGAGACATTCTCTTTGCAGAAAATCTACAAAAGGCACGTAAACGGCTCCATGTTGGTGGAAAACATTGGAAACTGGACAAAGCGGCACGGTTTTGTCGACAACGGATACGAGAAAATTATATACAAGCGACGGAGGGATCTAAAGAAGACTATTTTGAACTCGTGCATTGTGATCACAAACAATGACTCTCTAAATCACTTAACTGACAAAAG AGACATTCACATCGACAGCATCGCCAAAGTGAACTACGTGTTGGTCGAACATTTGTCCGACACTGTGAACGCCgttttaaattattcggtcagaggGACTTGGGGTTACAAAAATAACGAGTCAAAGTGGAGCGGAATGATCGGGGAGTTGACACGCAACGAGGCGGACATTGGCGGAACAGCTCTGTTCCTCACTTCTGACAGGATAGAAATCATAGATTACATAGCAATGACCACTCCGACCCGGtcgaaatttattttccgCCAACCGAAGCTGTCCTACGTTGCAAACGTCTTCACTCTGCCGTTTGACGGACTAGTGTGGGCGAGCACTTGTGCCCTGCTTCTGATAATGGCGATGGTCTTGTACGTTGTGGTTAAATGGGAatggaagaagaagaaatacgTCGAGATTGCG AACGAGTCGAACGACATCGAAATTCCCAATTCGTGGGTCGAGGTGACGTTCACAACGGTCGCCGTGTTGTGTCAGCAAGGCTCGTCTTCGATTCCTTTCAGCATCCCTGGTCGAATTACTTTAATCTTCTTGCTGGTTTCTTTGATGTTTTTGTACACATCTTACTCCGCCAATATTGTTGCCCTGCTGCAATCATCATCAAACAGCATTCAGACCCTTCAAGACATTCTCCATTCGCGTCTAGACGTAGGAGTGGACAACACAGTATTCAATCACTTTTACTTTCCT AACGCGACTGAACCCGTACGCAGAGctttatatttgcaaaaagTCGCTCCTCCTGGCCAAAAACCCAAATTTTATTCCATAGATGAGGGAATTCGAAGGATGAGAGAAGGCTTGTTTGCATTCCACGTCGAGACAGGCCCTGGATACAAATTTGTTA GCGAGACTTTTCAGGAGCACGAAAAGTGTGGTCTGCAGGAAATCCAGTTCTTGCAAGTGCCCGACCCTTGGCTGGCCATACAGAAAAACTCGTcgtacaaaaaaatgttgaaagttGG ACTTCGATTGCTTCAAGAGAACGGGATTCAAGGCAGAGAGGTCGGTTTGATCTACACCAAAAAGCCGCAGTGCCTGTCGATGGGCAGCAGCTTCATAAGTGTGGGGTTGGTGGATTGTTACCCTGCAGCGGTGGTGCTCGCCGGAGGTTTGGGGGCGGCTGTGATGGTTTTGTTGCTCGAAATATACGTCAATCACAG ACTTAAATATTATTCAAGGAAATGGAGACGGAATAAAAGAATACGACAGTAG
- the LOC138134067 gene encoding ionotropic receptor 75a-like isoform X1: MNSRTFLICLIFIEISTCKIVLPMINDFVEHYNKTQIVLGFVCRKNDALKLVKHFSKKLHQVKAVSVDTRELPYPIPPTYVTFVLDGQCSGAKHLLLRADAERLFATPFKWIVSYDYSYDVADLIENFTELNLLVDSDVTVAIMENRETFSLQKIYKRHVNGSMLVENIGNWTKRHGFVDNGYEKIIYKRRRDLKKTILNSCIVITNNDSLNHLTDKRDIHIDSIAKVNYVLVEHLSDTVNAVLNYSVRGTWGYKNNESKWSGMIGELTRNEADIGGTALFLTSDRIEIIDYIAMTTPTRSKFIFRQPKLSYVANVFTLPFDGLVWASTCALLLIMAMVLYVVVKWEWKKKKYVEIANESNDIEIPNSWVEVTFTTVAVLCQQGSSSIPFSIPGRITLIFLLVSLMFLYTSYSANIVALLQSSSNSIQTLQDILHSRLDVGVDNTVFNHFYFPNATEPVRRALYLQKVAPPGQKPKFYSIDEGIRRMREGLFAFHVETGPGYKFVRARKVWSAGNPVLASARPLAGHTEKLVVQKNVESWVSGVNRVEILFSVRLRLLQENGIQGREVGLIYTKKPQCLSMGSSFISVGLVDCYPAAVVLAGGLGAAVMVLLLEIYVNHRLKYYSRKWRRNKRIRQ; encoded by the exons ATGAACTCGAGAACATTCTTAAtatgtttaattttcataGAAATTTCAACGTGTAAGATTGTACTCCCTATGATTAACGACTTCGTTGAACACTACAACAAAACTCAAATCGTTTTGGGTTTCGTGTGTCGCAAAAATG ATGCGTTAAAGCTCGTAAAACATTTCTCTAAAAAACTCCATCAAGTTAAAGCAGTATCGGTGGATACTCGTGAGCTACCGTATCCGATACCGCCGACCTACGTAACATTTGTTTTGGATGGTCAGTGTTCCGGAGCGAAACACTTACTACTTAGG gCCGATGCAGAACGGCTTTTTGCCACTCCATTCAAGTGGATTGTTTCCTACGATTACTCCTACGATGTGGCTGATTTGATCGAAAACTTCACCGAGCTTAATCTTTTAGTTGATAGTGACGTAACTGTCGCAATAATGGAAAATCGAGAGACATTCTCTTTGCAGAAAATCTACAAAAGGCACGTAAACGGCTCCATGTTGGTGGAAAACATTGGAAACTGGACAAAGCGGCACGGTTTTGTCGACAACGGATACGAGAAAATTATATACAAGCGACGGAGGGATCTAAAGAAGACTATTTTGAACTCGTGCATTGTGATCACAAACAATGACTCTCTAAATCACTTAACTGACAAAAG AGACATTCACATCGACAGCATCGCCAAAGTGAACTACGTGTTGGTCGAACATTTGTCCGACACTGTGAACGCCgttttaaattattcggtcagaggGACTTGGGGTTACAAAAATAACGAGTCAAAGTGGAGCGGAATGATCGGGGAGTTGACACGCAACGAGGCGGACATTGGCGGAACAGCTCTGTTCCTCACTTCTGACAGGATAGAAATCATAGATTACATAGCAATGACCACTCCGACCCGGtcgaaatttattttccgCCAACCGAAGCTGTCCTACGTTGCAAACGTCTTCACTCTGCCGTTTGACGGACTAGTGTGGGCGAGCACTTGTGCCCTGCTTCTGATAATGGCGATGGTCTTGTACGTTGTGGTTAAATGGGAatggaagaagaagaaatacgTCGAGATTGCG AACGAGTCGAACGACATCGAAATTCCCAATTCGTGGGTCGAGGTGACGTTCACAACGGTCGCCGTGTTGTGTCAGCAAGGCTCGTCTTCGATTCCTTTCAGCATCCCTGGTCGAATTACTTTAATCTTCTTGCTGGTTTCTTTGATGTTTTTGTACACATCTTACTCCGCCAATATTGTTGCCCTGCTGCAATCATCATCAAACAGCATTCAGACCCTTCAAGACATTCTCCATTCGCGTCTAGACGTAGGAGTGGACAACACAGTATTCAATCACTTTTACTTTCCT AACGCGACTGAACCCGTACGCAGAGctttatatttgcaaaaagTCGCTCCTCCTGGCCAAAAACCCAAATTTTATTCCATAGATGAGGGAATTCGAAGGATGAGAGAAGGCTTGTTTGCATTCCACGTCGAGACAGGCCCTGGATACAAATTTGTTA GAGCACGAAAAGTGTGGTCTGCAGGAAATCCAGTTCTTGCAAGTGCCCGACCCTTGGCTGGCCATACAGAAAAACTCGTcgtacaaaaaaatgttgaaagttGGGTGAGTGGAGTCAACCgagttgaaattttattttctgtcaGACTTCGATTGCTTCAAGAGAACGGGATTCAAGGCAGAGAGGTCGGTTTGATCTACACCAAAAAGCCGCAGTGCCTGTCGATGGGCAGCAGCTTCATAAGTGTGGGGTTGGTGGATTGTTACCCTGCAGCGGTGGTGCTCGCCGGAGGTTTGGGGGCGGCTGTGATGGTTTTGTTGCTCGAAATATACGTCAATCACAG ACTTAAATATTATTCAAGGAAATGGAGACGGAATAAAAGAATACGACAGTAG
- the LOC138134067 gene encoding ionotropic receptor 75a-like isoform X4: MNSRTFLICLIFIEISTCKIVLPMINDFVEHYNKTQIVLGFVCRKNDALKLVKHFSKKLHQVKAVSVDTRELPYPIPPTYVTFVLDGQCSGAKHLLLRADAERLFATPFKWIVSYDYSYDVADLIENFTELNLLVDSDVTVAIMENRETFSLQKIYKRHVNGSMLVENIGNWTKRHGFVDNGYEKIIYKRRRDLKKTILNSCIVITNNDSLNHLTDKRDIHIDSIAKVNYVLVEHLSDTVNAVLNYSVRGTWGYKNNESKWSGMIGELTRNEADIGGTALFLTSDRIEIIDYIAMTTPTRSKFIFRQPKLSYVANVFTLPFDGLVWASTCALLLIMAMVLYVVVKWEWKKKKYVEIANESNDIEIPNSWVEVTFTTVAVLCQQGSSSIPFSIPGRITLIFLLVSLMFLYTSYSANIVALLQSSSNSIQTLQDILHSRLDVGVDNTVFNHFYFPNATEPVRRALYLQKVAPPGQKPKFYSIDEGIRRMREGLFAFHVETGPGYKFVRARKVWSAGNPVLASARPLAGHTEKLVVQKNVESWTSIASRERDSRQRGRFDLHQKAAVPVDGQQLHKCGVGGLLPCSGGARRRFGGGCDGFVARNIRQSQT; encoded by the exons ATGAACTCGAGAACATTCTTAAtatgtttaattttcataGAAATTTCAACGTGTAAGATTGTACTCCCTATGATTAACGACTTCGTTGAACACTACAACAAAACTCAAATCGTTTTGGGTTTCGTGTGTCGCAAAAATG ATGCGTTAAAGCTCGTAAAACATTTCTCTAAAAAACTCCATCAAGTTAAAGCAGTATCGGTGGATACTCGTGAGCTACCGTATCCGATACCGCCGACCTACGTAACATTTGTTTTGGATGGTCAGTGTTCCGGAGCGAAACACTTACTACTTAGG gCCGATGCAGAACGGCTTTTTGCCACTCCATTCAAGTGGATTGTTTCCTACGATTACTCCTACGATGTGGCTGATTTGATCGAAAACTTCACCGAGCTTAATCTTTTAGTTGATAGTGACGTAACTGTCGCAATAATGGAAAATCGAGAGACATTCTCTTTGCAGAAAATCTACAAAAGGCACGTAAACGGCTCCATGTTGGTGGAAAACATTGGAAACTGGACAAAGCGGCACGGTTTTGTCGACAACGGATACGAGAAAATTATATACAAGCGACGGAGGGATCTAAAGAAGACTATTTTGAACTCGTGCATTGTGATCACAAACAATGACTCTCTAAATCACTTAACTGACAAAAG AGACATTCACATCGACAGCATCGCCAAAGTGAACTACGTGTTGGTCGAACATTTGTCCGACACTGTGAACGCCgttttaaattattcggtcagaggGACTTGGGGTTACAAAAATAACGAGTCAAAGTGGAGCGGAATGATCGGGGAGTTGACACGCAACGAGGCGGACATTGGCGGAACAGCTCTGTTCCTCACTTCTGACAGGATAGAAATCATAGATTACATAGCAATGACCACTCCGACCCGGtcgaaatttattttccgCCAACCGAAGCTGTCCTACGTTGCAAACGTCTTCACTCTGCCGTTTGACGGACTAGTGTGGGCGAGCACTTGTGCCCTGCTTCTGATAATGGCGATGGTCTTGTACGTTGTGGTTAAATGGGAatggaagaagaagaaatacgTCGAGATTGCG AACGAGTCGAACGACATCGAAATTCCCAATTCGTGGGTCGAGGTGACGTTCACAACGGTCGCCGTGTTGTGTCAGCAAGGCTCGTCTTCGATTCCTTTCAGCATCCCTGGTCGAATTACTTTAATCTTCTTGCTGGTTTCTTTGATGTTTTTGTACACATCTTACTCCGCCAATATTGTTGCCCTGCTGCAATCATCATCAAACAGCATTCAGACCCTTCAAGACATTCTCCATTCGCGTCTAGACGTAGGAGTGGACAACACAGTATTCAATCACTTTTACTTTCCT AACGCGACTGAACCCGTACGCAGAGctttatatttgcaaaaagTCGCTCCTCCTGGCCAAAAACCCAAATTTTATTCCATAGATGAGGGAATTCGAAGGATGAGAGAAGGCTTGTTTGCATTCCACGTCGAGACAGGCCCTGGATACAAATTTGTTA GAGCACGAAAAGTGTGGTCTGCAGGAAATCCAGTTCTTGCAAGTGCCCGACCCTTGGCTGGCCATACAGAAAAACTCGTcgtacaaaaaaatgttgaaagttGG ACTTCGATTGCTTCAAGAGAACGGGATTCAAGGCAGAGAGGTCGGTTTGATCTACACCAAAAAGCCGCAGTGCCTGTCGATGGGCAGCAGCTTCATAAGTGTGGGGTTGGTGGATTGTTACCCTGCAGCGGTGGTGCTCGCCGGAGGTTTGGGGGCGGCTGTGATGGTTTTGTTGCTCGAAATATACGTCAATCACAG ACTTAA
- the LOC138134067 gene encoding ionotropic receptor 75a-like isoform X3 has product MNSRTFLICLIFIEISTCKIVLPMINDFVEHYNKTQIVLGFVCRKNDALKLVKHFSKKLHQVKAVSVDTRELPYPIPPTYVTFVLDGQCSGAKHLLLRADAERLFATPFKWIVSYDYSYDVADLIENFTELNLLVDSDVTVAIMENRETFSLQKIYKRHVNGSMLVENIGNWTKRHGFVDNGYEKIIYKRRRDLKKTILNSCIVITNNDSLNHLTDKRDIHIDSIAKVNYVLVEHLSDTVNAVLNYSVRGTWGYKNNESKWSGMIGELTRNEADIGGTALFLTSDRIEIIDYIAMTTPTRSKFIFRQPKLSYVANVFTLPFDGLVWASTCALLLIMAMVLYVVVKWEWKKKKYVEIANESNDIEIPNSWVEVTFTTVAVLCQQGSSSIPFSIPGRITLIFLLVSLMFLYTSYSANIVALLQSSSNSIQTLQDILHSRLDVGVDNTVFNHFYFPNATEPVRRALYLQKVAPPGQKPKFYSIDEGIRRMREGLFAFHVETGPGYKFVRARKVWSAGNPVLASARPLAGHTEKLVVQKNVESWTSIASRERDSRQRGRFDLHQKAAVPVDGQQLHKCGVGGLLPCSGGARRRFGGGCDGFVARNIRQSQVVTRLSKIRLHII; this is encoded by the exons ATGAACTCGAGAACATTCTTAAtatgtttaattttcataGAAATTTCAACGTGTAAGATTGTACTCCCTATGATTAACGACTTCGTTGAACACTACAACAAAACTCAAATCGTTTTGGGTTTCGTGTGTCGCAAAAATG ATGCGTTAAAGCTCGTAAAACATTTCTCTAAAAAACTCCATCAAGTTAAAGCAGTATCGGTGGATACTCGTGAGCTACCGTATCCGATACCGCCGACCTACGTAACATTTGTTTTGGATGGTCAGTGTTCCGGAGCGAAACACTTACTACTTAGG gCCGATGCAGAACGGCTTTTTGCCACTCCATTCAAGTGGATTGTTTCCTACGATTACTCCTACGATGTGGCTGATTTGATCGAAAACTTCACCGAGCTTAATCTTTTAGTTGATAGTGACGTAACTGTCGCAATAATGGAAAATCGAGAGACATTCTCTTTGCAGAAAATCTACAAAAGGCACGTAAACGGCTCCATGTTGGTGGAAAACATTGGAAACTGGACAAAGCGGCACGGTTTTGTCGACAACGGATACGAGAAAATTATATACAAGCGACGGAGGGATCTAAAGAAGACTATTTTGAACTCGTGCATTGTGATCACAAACAATGACTCTCTAAATCACTTAACTGACAAAAG AGACATTCACATCGACAGCATCGCCAAAGTGAACTACGTGTTGGTCGAACATTTGTCCGACACTGTGAACGCCgttttaaattattcggtcagaggGACTTGGGGTTACAAAAATAACGAGTCAAAGTGGAGCGGAATGATCGGGGAGTTGACACGCAACGAGGCGGACATTGGCGGAACAGCTCTGTTCCTCACTTCTGACAGGATAGAAATCATAGATTACATAGCAATGACCACTCCGACCCGGtcgaaatttattttccgCCAACCGAAGCTGTCCTACGTTGCAAACGTCTTCACTCTGCCGTTTGACGGACTAGTGTGGGCGAGCACTTGTGCCCTGCTTCTGATAATGGCGATGGTCTTGTACGTTGTGGTTAAATGGGAatggaagaagaagaaatacgTCGAGATTGCG AACGAGTCGAACGACATCGAAATTCCCAATTCGTGGGTCGAGGTGACGTTCACAACGGTCGCCGTGTTGTGTCAGCAAGGCTCGTCTTCGATTCCTTTCAGCATCCCTGGTCGAATTACTTTAATCTTCTTGCTGGTTTCTTTGATGTTTTTGTACACATCTTACTCCGCCAATATTGTTGCCCTGCTGCAATCATCATCAAACAGCATTCAGACCCTTCAAGACATTCTCCATTCGCGTCTAGACGTAGGAGTGGACAACACAGTATTCAATCACTTTTACTTTCCT AACGCGACTGAACCCGTACGCAGAGctttatatttgcaaaaagTCGCTCCTCCTGGCCAAAAACCCAAATTTTATTCCATAGATGAGGGAATTCGAAGGATGAGAGAAGGCTTGTTTGCATTCCACGTCGAGACAGGCCCTGGATACAAATTTGTTA GAGCACGAAAAGTGTGGTCTGCAGGAAATCCAGTTCTTGCAAGTGCCCGACCCTTGGCTGGCCATACAGAAAAACTCGTcgtacaaaaaaatgttgaaagttGG ACTTCGATTGCTTCAAGAGAACGGGATTCAAGGCAGAGAGGTCGGTTTGATCTACACCAAAAAGCCGCAGTGCCTGTCGATGGGCAGCAGCTTCATAAGTGTGGGGTTGGTGGATTGTTACCCTGCAGCGGTGGTGCTCGCCGGAGGTTTGGGGGCGGCTGTGATGGTTTTGTTGCTCGAAATATACGTCAATCACAGGTTGTTACACGACTATCGAAAATTCGTCTTCACATAATTTGA
- the LOC138134072 gene encoding ubiquitin thioesterase otubain-like, with product MGDESKNSAEESSHVNQDELILAQQRQIEKEISESIPLVGELEPISSLNKEYSNDEVYLEKIKDLSSKYKNIRRTRPDGNCFFRAYSYAGLERLLDKKDEFNTFYKQAEESKNVLVSLGFQQFTVEDFYDTYMEVLKRVGDITDLEDAKKTLHFLFNEQGYSDYMVVYLRLLTSGQLQKDQDFYSCFIEGHRSVADFCHQEVEPMYKESDHIHIIAACAALNTGVRVVYMDRGNNKSVTEHDFPEGCTPSVHLLYRPGHYDILYP from the exons atgggtgatgaaagtaaaaattccgCCGAAGAATCGTCTCATGTCAATCAGGATGAGCTAATTCTGGCCCAACAACGTCAAATTGAAAAAGAG ATTTCCGAGTCAATTCCCTTGGTTGGTGAATTGGAACCAATATCGTCGTTAAATAAAGAATATTCCAACGACGaagtttatttagaaaaaatcaaagacCTGTCTTCCAAATATAAGAACATCCGAAGAACTAGACCTGATGGGAATTGTTTTTTCCGCGCGTATAGTTATGCAGGCCTTGAAAGACTGTTAGATAAAAAAGACGAATTTAACACGTTCTATAAACAAGCCGAAGAGAGTAAAAATGTTCTAGTTTCCCTTGGCTTTCAACAGTTCACAGTAGAAGACTTTTACGATACT TACATGGAAGTTCTTAAACGTGTAGGGGATATCACCGACTTAGAAGATGCAAAAAAGACGCTTCACTTTTTGTTCAATGAACAAGGTTATTCTGATTACATGGTTGTATATTTAAGGCTTTTAACAAGCGGGCAGTTGCAAAAAGATCAGGATTTTTATAGTTGTTTTATAGAAGGTCATAGATCT GTAGCTGACTTTTGTCATCAGGAAGTCGAACCAATGTACAAAGAAAGCGACCACATTCACATTATCGCAGCTTGCGCAGCTCTAAATACAGGTGTTCGCGTTGTTTATATGGATCGGGGTAACAATAAATCGGTCACAGAACACGACTTTCCTGAAGGCTGCACACCTTCTGTACATTTACTGTACCGTCCAGGGCATTATGATATTTTATATCCCTAA
- the Hsl gene encoding hormone-sensitive lipase, whose product MTDPNNLTNGLEETKQETSSNISVLKDLCTNNADFFAADTSENGQRLYISFMGIKENLDEFSLKMARIASQVDKFDFDESTPGNGYRSFLSVGNSAIDFAIQLNRKICLKRASAFFRKTQLTKDVESCAHLIASLDTCFKHLETLLSWSNSGSLFPDEEHSPQELLSNYEDINQYCFYGRCMGFQFCESLKNILQFISMSMAIFSEIYYNQGSFFAKATTSVMATSKYVNDPEQRARRIVNISQNADVDFCKAFWFLSENELMTNMPYVVTPTVAVSRIISLPPEPFTVNVDGKEIDVPVPSSHIGRKPVQVRLISYEVHEGMIGEATNRYKSKPPARGLLIHCHGGGFVAQSSLSHECYLREWAKQIKVPILSIDYSLAPEAPFPRALEEVTYAYCWALKNCQLLGSTGERIVAAGDSAGANLLLSTTLKCLHLGIPPPMGLFVAYVPTLVNFVPSPARLLCMMDPLLPFGFMMRCLKAYACPDASKKTQNGSAACEQTSDTESFEEISESDLMELQAHKSPVSDTSDTLTYGSLNSNGAAVDDKNVKDIDLQPSDIENSQKYVSDFLEKYVLDSDTETDGTRVAVLKHESATSSQSLDDSLQNKVSNFVTNLKWRFNNWITQRASVGVDFMMPRSVSAAEKYLDLDKQCSLLDEFKFVVPKDPYLSPFFASKEDLERFPPVRTLTVHLDPCLDDCVMFSKRLKELNKDVHLDILSGLPHGFLNFCLISKEAFEGSKLCIKRINELLDLDNLPPLQ is encoded by the exons atgaCAGACCCCAACAATTTGACAAACGGCCTAGAAGAAACTAAGCAAGAAACATCATCGAATATCAGTGTTCTAAAAGATTTGTGCACAAATAATGCCGATTTTTTTGCGGCCGATACCAGCGAAAATGGACAGCGATTGTACATTTCCTTTATGggaatcaaagaaaatctcgATGAGTTTTCTCTCAAAATGGCCAGAATAGCCTCACAAGTAGACAAGTTTGATTTTGATGAAAGTACACCAGGAAATGGCTATCGAAGCTTTCTGAGTGTTGGCAATTCGGCAATTGATTTTGCCATTCAGCTCAATaggaaaatttgtttaaaaagagctagtgCATTTTTCAGAAAAACTCAACTCACCAA ggATGTTGAGTCCTGTGCACACTTAATTGCAAGTTTAGATACTTGCTTTAAACATTTAGAAACATTGTTATCATGGAGCAATTCAGGTAGCTTGTTTCCTGATGAGGAGCACTCACCGCAAGAGTTGCTCTCAAATTATGAAGACATCAATCAATATTGCTTTTATGGGCGTTGTATGGGGTTTCAA ttttgtgaATCTTTGAAAAACATTCTTCAATTCATCTCCATGTCTATGGCAATTTTTTCTGAAATCTACTATAATCAAGGTTCATTTTTTGCAAAAGCAACAACATCAGTCATGGCAAcatcaaaatatgtaaatgacCCTGAACAAAGGGCTAGAAGAATTGTAAATATCTCACAGAATGCTGATGTAGATTTCTGCAAGGCATTTTGGTTTCTTTCTGAAAATGAATTGATGACTAACATGCCGTATGTTGTTACTCCTACTGTGGCAGTCTCCAGAATTATCAGTCTACCTCCTGAACCATTTACTGTTAATGTGGATGGCAAAGAAATTGATGTCCCAGTTCCCTCATCCCatattg GTAGAAAACCAGTACAAGTGCGCCTTATCAGTTATGAAGTACATGAGGGAATGATTGGTGAGGCTACAAATCGATACAAGAGTAAGCCCCCAGCGAGAGGCTTATTAATACATTGCCATGGAGGAGGTTTTGTTGCTCAGTCATCACTGTCACATGAGTGCTACTTGAGGGAATGGGCTAAACAAATTAAGGTTCCAATTTTGAGCATTGACTATAGCTTGGCCCCAGAAGCCCCATTTCCAAGGGCCTTAGAAGAAGTCACTTATGCCTACTGTTGGGCCTTAAAGAATTGTCAACTGTTGGGCAGTACAg GCGAGCGAATAGTGGCGGCTGGGGACTCGGCAGGAGCAAACTTGCTACTTTCCACCACTTTAAAATGCCTCCACTTGGGCATTCCACCCCCGATGGGCCTATTCGTAGCATACGTGCCTACTCTAGTAAATTTTGTTCCTTCGCCGGCCCGCTTGTTATGCATGATGGATCCTCTGTTACCTTTCGGTTTTATGATGCGCTGCTTAAAAg CTTACGCTTGTCCCGATGCATcgaaaaaaactcaaaacGGCTCGGCCGCTTGCGAGCAGACTTCAGACACGGAAAGCTTCGAAGAAATATCCGAATCGGATCTGATGGAGTTGCAAGCCCACAAGTCGCCGGTGTCCGACACCTCGGATACTCTCACTTACGGTTCTTTGAATTCGAATGGGGCAGCCGTCGACGACAAGAACGTCAAAGACATAGACCTCCAGCCGTCGGACATCGAGAACAGTCAGAAATATGTGTcagattttttggaaaaatacgTTTTGG ATTCCGATACGGAAACCGACGGGACTCGAGTGGCTGTGTTAAAACACGAAAGTGCGACTTCTTCCCAGTCGCTTGACGACTCCCTGCAGAACAAAGTTTCCAATTTTGTTACAAATCTGAAGTGGCGCTTCAACAACTGGATCACACAGAGGGCGTCAGTCGGTGTTGATTTTATGATGCCGAGGAGCGTGAGTGCCGCTGAGAAGTACTTGGACCTGGACAAGCAGTGTAGTCTGTTGGATGAGTTCAAATTCGTCGTTCCCAAAGATCCATACCTAAGTCCGTTTTTCGCTTCCAAAGAAGATCTAGAGAGATTCCCTCCCGTTCGGACATTG ACCGTTCATCTAGATCCGTGTCTGGACGACTGCGTGATGTTCTCCAAGAGATTAAAAGAACTGAACAAAGATGTCCACTTGGACATTTTGTCGGGTTTGCCTCACGGATTTTTAAACTTCTGTCTG ATTTCCAAAGAAGCCTTTGAAGGTTCGAAGCTTTGCATAAAGAGAATTAACGAGCTACTGGATCTAGATAATCTGCCTCCtctacaataa